A single region of the Micropterus dolomieu isolate WLL.071019.BEF.003 ecotype Adirondacks linkage group LG18, ASM2129224v1, whole genome shotgun sequence genome encodes:
- the tmem167b gene encoding protein kish-B: MTNVYSFDGIVVFGLLFICTCAYLKKVPRINTWLLSEKKGVWGVFYKAAVIGTRLHIAVAMSCLAVAFYVVFLK, translated from the exons ATGACAAATG TGTACTCTTTTGATGGGATTGTGGTGTTTGGGCTGCTGTTCATCTGCACGTGCGCTTACCTCAAAAAGGTGCCTCGTATCAACACCTGGCTGCTGTCGGAGAAGAAAGGAGTGTGGGGCGTCTTCTACAAAG CTGCAGTAATCGGGACGCGGCTTCACATTGCGGTGGCGATGTCCTGTTTGGCTGTGGCTTTCTACGTTGTCTTCTTGAAATGA
- the si:ch211-160o17.6 gene encoding protein FAM107B isoform X1, translating to MRIKLSFHPHCNELPPPPHSLRSTMEQFVLTAIRHSRVLSVQITSVSASQDSTESGYLHCITALFSAMRLYHSTQVSQKMVLRNRREGHRWRMVPPHQGTECQQQEGGDLIKPRKLPNPVLASHQHRALHQELLFCHRRGLLPRKRTEQQCVLERRQQEQNKQSELALCPPSDLEMKLFARQQTMQVYELEEEKRSESLQNEPEFVRVRRTLKCIQTFS from the exons ATGAGGATTAAACTGAGTTTCCACCCACACTGCAACGAGCTTCCACCTCCACCTCATTCCCTGCGGTCCACCATGGAGCAATTTGTGTTGACAGCCATCAGACATTCCCGGGTGCTTTCTGTCCAAATAACCTCAGTCTCAGCCAGTCAAGACAGTACTGAATCAGGGTACCTGCACTGCAT CACAGCTCTCTTTTCAGCAATGCGTCTCTACCATAGTACACAG GTATCACAAAAAATGGTTCTTCGAAATAGAAGAG AGGGACATCGCTGGCGGATGGTCCCACCACACCAGGGGACTGAGTGTCAACAACAGGAGGGCGGTGACCTCATCAAACCCAGGAAGCTGCCAAATCCAGTCCTGGCTTCCCACCAACACCGAGCCCTTCACCAAGAGCTGCTATTCTGCCACAGAAG AGGTCTACTGCCCAGAAAAAGGACAGAGCAGCAGTGTGTGCTGGAGCGCAGACAGCAAGAGCAGAACAAGCAGAGCGAGCTGGCCCTCTGTCCTCCCTCTGACCTGGAGATGAAACTCTTTGCAAGGCAGCAGACAATGCAAGTC TatgagctggaggaggagaagaggagtgAGAGCCTGCAGAACGAACCTGAGTTTGTTCGTGTGAGACGAACCCTGAAGTGTATCCAAACCTTTTCCTAG
- the si:ch211-160o17.6 gene encoding uncharacterized protein si:ch211-160o17.6 isoform X2, giving the protein MRIKLSFHPHCNELPPPPHSLRSTMEQFVLTAIRHSRVLSVQITSVSASQDSTESGYLHCITALFSAMRLYHSTQVSQKMVLRNRREGHRWRMVPPHQGTECQQQEGGDLIKPRKLPNPVLASHQHRALHQELLFCHRRGLLPRKRTEQQCVLERRQQEQNKQSELALCPPSDLEMKLFARQQTMQVVL; this is encoded by the exons ATGAGGATTAAACTGAGTTTCCACCCACACTGCAACGAGCTTCCACCTCCACCTCATTCCCTGCGGTCCACCATGGAGCAATTTGTGTTGACAGCCATCAGACATTCCCGGGTGCTTTCTGTCCAAATAACCTCAGTCTCAGCCAGTCAAGACAGTACTGAATCAGGGTACCTGCACTGCAT CACAGCTCTCTTTTCAGCAATGCGTCTCTACCATAGTACACAG GTATCACAAAAAATGGTTCTTCGAAATAGAAGAG AGGGACATCGCTGGCGGATGGTCCCACCACACCAGGGGACTGAGTGTCAACAACAGGAGGGCGGTGACCTCATCAAACCCAGGAAGCTGCCAAATCCAGTCCTGGCTTCCCACCAACACCGAGCCCTTCACCAAGAGCTGCTATTCTGCCACAGAAG AGGTCTACTGCCCAGAAAAAGGACAGAGCAGCAGTGTGTGCTGGAGCGCAGACAGCAAGAGCAGAACAAGCAGAGCGAGCTGGCCCTCTGTCCTCCCTCTGACCTGGAGATGAAACTCTTTGCAAGGCAGCAGACAATGCAAGTCGTAC Tatga
- the si:ch211-160o17.6 gene encoding protein FAM107B isoform X3, with amino-acid sequence MRLYHSTQVSQKMVLRNRREGHRWRMVPPHQGTECQQQEGGDLIKPRKLPNPVLASHQHRALHQELLFCHRRGLLPRKRTEQQCVLERRQQEQNKQSELALCPPSDLEMKLFARQQTMQVYELEEEKRSESLQNEPEFVRVRRTLKCIQTFS; translated from the exons ATGCGTCTCTACCATAGTACACAG GTATCACAAAAAATGGTTCTTCGAAATAGAAGAG AGGGACATCGCTGGCGGATGGTCCCACCACACCAGGGGACTGAGTGTCAACAACAGGAGGGCGGTGACCTCATCAAACCCAGGAAGCTGCCAAATCCAGTCCTGGCTTCCCACCAACACCGAGCCCTTCACCAAGAGCTGCTATTCTGCCACAGAAG AGGTCTACTGCCCAGAAAAAGGACAGAGCAGCAGTGTGTGCTGGAGCGCAGACAGCAAGAGCAGAACAAGCAGAGCGAGCTGGCCCTCTGTCCTCCCTCTGACCTGGAGATGAAACTCTTTGCAAGGCAGCAGACAATGCAAGTC TatgagctggaggaggagaagaggagtgAGAGCCTGCAGAACGAACCTGAGTTTGTTCGTGTGAGACGAACCCTGAAGTGTATCCAAACCTTTTCCTAG
- the b3galt6 gene encoding beta-1,3-galactosyltransferase 6: protein MNLLRLVCRHKTALVIGTVCSFAVVLVFLAKCTSETLKQGHQDPPGLAPRANSLQSRPEPHNPPSTSKDLYAFLVVLITTGPKYTERRSIIRSTWLAKRDSDVLAMFVVGTQGLPNEDLQNLNTEQGRHKDLLLLPELRDSYENLTLKLLHMYSWLDQNVEFKFVLKADDDTFARLDLLKEELKGKEPNRLYWGFFSGRGRVKTAGKWRESSWELCDYYLPYALGGGYILSADLVRFVHLNVAYFKTWQSEDVSLGAWLAPVDVRRTHDPRFDTEYKSRGCNNKYLVTHKQSLEDMLEKHQTLQRDGRLCKEEVKLRLSYVYDWGVPPSQCCQRKDGIP, encoded by the coding sequence ATGAATCTGTTGCGTCTAGTGTGCCGCCACAAGACAGCCCTGGTgattggcactgtgtgcagctTTGCTGTAGTTTTGGTCTTCTTGGCTAAATGTACCTCTGAAACCCTGAAACAGGGCCACCAGGATCCTCCAGGCCTAGCCCCTCGTGCCAATTCTTTGCAATCCCGTCCAGAGCCGCATAATCCCCCCTCCACATCCAAAGACCTGTACGCATTCCTTGTGGTCCTCATCACAACCGGCCCCAAGTACACAGAGCGGAGGAGTATTATCCGCAGCACCTGGCTGGCCAAGCGGGACTCCGATGTTCTGGCCATGTTTGTGGTGGGAACTCAGGGGCTTCCCAATGAGGACCTTCAGAACCTTAACACAGAGCAAGGGCGGCACAAGGATTTGCTGTTACTGCCTGAGTTGCGAGATTCTTACGAGAACTTAACACTGAAGCTGCTGCACATGTACTCCTGGCTGGACCAGAATGTGGAGTTCAAGTTTGTCCTCAAAGCAGATGATGACACATTCGCTCGCCTGGACCTCCTTAAGGAGGAGCTGAAGGGGAAAGAGCCCAACCGGTTGTACTGGGGCTTCTTCTCAGGGAGAGGCCGAGTGAAAACAGCTGGGAAGTGGCGGGAAAGCTCGTGGGAGCTCTGTGACTACTACCTGCCCTACGCACTGGGTGGGGGTTACATCCTCTCGGCTGACCTCGTACGTTTTGTGCATCTTAATGTAGCCTACTTCAAGACGTGGCAGAGTGAGGATGTGTCACTGGGCGCCTGGCTGGCTCCTGTGGATGTTCGGCGGACACATGACCCACGCTTTGACACGGAGTATAAATCGCGTggttgcaacaacaaatacTTGGTGACACATAAGCAGAGCTTGGAGGACATGTTGGAAAAACACCAGACTCTGCAGCGTGACGGCAGGCTCTGCAAGGAGGAAGTCAAGCTGCGGTTGTCCTATGTATATGACTGGGGTGTGCCACCCTCGCAGTGTTGCCAAAGGAAGGATGGAATTCCTTAA